ATGCTGATAAGCGTTATTCGTGATGAAAGGATCGGACTCCGGATTTTGGAATAAAACCCAAAAACGGTCGCGTATCACGTCGGTGGCGATCTGGCCGCGGCATACCGGTCCGTGAATGACATTCCTGATATAGTATTCGGCGTTGTCCAGCATGAAACGGTAACGCGCGTACGCCGGAATGGCTGCAAACGTGGCGAACGGATTGACCCGTTCCGCATAGCTGTACCCCGGCAAATCGCCCGTCGGCCATTCCTGGGCAAAAAATAATTCATTGATGCGGCGTTGTTTAGCCTGATTAAGCGAATACGGAATCCGCCGTTTGTGCAGAATGCTGCCGCTGATCGGGCGTATGCGGTAGAAAAATGGCTGTTCGGAGTCGTCATTGGGAAATACCGTGGGGATTGGAATGATATCCCTGCCGGGTGGTGTCGATGAGCGGATTAACTCAAAGAACCGCAGCTCCCCATCCAGATCCGGAAAATACAGCGTCGCCATAAACAGGTGCTCGTACAACCAGCGCATCACCAGTTTGCCGCGATCATCAGTGCGATTGAAAAACGTTTCCCATTGCTGAATGGATGCTTTCTCACCCTTAGTCAGCATCACCGATTCATCGGTGACCACCGCGCCTTGCTTGACCCAGCCAGCCAGCAGCGCATATTCCTGATCGCTGAGTCCGGTAACGGCAAACGGCATACCACTGAGTGGATACTCGTGCGCATAATCTGAAAATTTCTCGCCGGTGACACATTGGTTTTTCCGGGTAACCCCCAATTCAATCGAGTCCGGTATCTTGCTATTTGGCGGAAACGGATACTGTTTCGCCAGTGATATCATCCCTGCAATTAGAGGCTCGGACTGTGCATTATGAGACTGCAGAATCGAATGAAAGCCGCGCTCACGCCATCCTGAAACAGTCAATTCGTCAATACCTAGCCGGGTGGGCGACAGAGCCTCAGCCCGCGCACCAACATAAATTGATTCGCGGAAAGCGCCGCGCTGTAATCCTTCGGCGCTCTCCAGCTTGAGCTGGCATGGCGCGTCGAAACAGCTATGACACGACAAGCATTTGGTTTCCAGAATGGGACGGATCTCGTCATGATACGAGACCGTTCTTTCCACGGCAGCAGGTAACGCAACCGGCGTCGGTACTTGCTGGCGGGGAGCTATCGGGTTGTTGCCGCCTTGGCAGGCGGACAACAGAAAAAATAAACAAAAGAAGAAATTGGCTGGGCGGAATAATTCCATGAAAATCCCCGGGATATGAATTCAAAATATTATTTCGCCACTTACCGCCACAGGGATCGCCGAAGTTGCCGGTAGCGCAATCGATCTACAGTGTGTTCTTGATAAACCCGGCAATCCGGATTCATGAAACCGGTTTCACCGGAAAAACAACGTATAAATCATTGAGAAGAATGAAACCCCGATCACGTTATCTGGAGGAATATGCGAGCCTAAAACAAGGATCCATTCTTGTTTCTTATTACTTTTCCAGCAACGGACTCATCGGATACTCCAGCGCCTCCTTCATCGCGACCAGCGACAACACCGCTTCGCGGCCGTCGATGATGCGGTGATCGTAGGATAACGCCAGATAATTCATCGGCCGGATGACGATCTGGCCGTTTTCGACCACCGCGCGTTCCTTGGTGGCATGAATGCCGAGAATGGCGCTTTGCGGCGGGTTGATGATCGGCGTTGACAGCATTGAGCCGAACACGCCGCCGTTGGTGATCGAGAATGTGCCGCCGCTCAGTTCTTCGATACTCAGTTTGCCGTCTTGCGCACGCTTGGCGAAATCGGCGATTTGCAGCTCGATTTCCACCGTCGACAGTTTGTCGGCATCACGGATGACCGGCACGACCAGTCCGCGCGGACTGCCGACGGCGATGCCGATATCATAGTAATCGTGATAAACGATCTCATTGCCTTCCACCGAGGCGTTGACGATCGGATATTTTTTCAACGCGGCGACAGCCGCCTTGACGAAAAACGACATGAAGCCGAGCTTGACGCCGTGTTCTTTCTCGAACTCTGTTTTGTAGCGCGCGCGCAAGTCAATGATCGCTTGCATATTAACTTCGTTGAACGTCGTCAGAATTGCTGCGGTCGATTGCGATTGCACCAGACGTTCGGCAATGCGCTGACGCAGCCGCGACATGGCGACACGCCGTTCGGTGCGCCCGCCCGTTACAATGCCTCCGGCGCTACTGCCGGTTCCGGCTTTCGCAACCGCTGCGGTTCTGCTATCCATGTACGCTTGCACGTCTTCCTTGGTGATGCGACCGCCGAGACCGGTACCCTTGATCGCCGAGGTTTCCGTGGTTTTCAAGTTGTTTTCTTCCGCTAGTTTGCGCGCTGCCGGCATCAGCATCGGAATTGCGGTATCGACGGCTTCGGTACCTGATTTTTCAGCACTGGCCGCAGCAGGTGCTTGCGTTTGTTGACCGGCGGCCGGCGCTTGAGCTTCCGGTGTTGCGGTAGACGCGGACGCTTCCGTTTCGATCATCGCAATCACTTCGCCGCTGACCACGGTAGCGCCATCGCCTTTCAGCACTTTGGCCAGCACGCCGGCGTTCGGCGCCGGCAATTCCAATACGACTTTGTCGGTTTCGATGTCGATCAGATTTTCCGACCGGTTGACATACTCTCCTGCTTTTTTATGCCAGGAAATCAAGGTAGCCTCGGCTACCGACTCGGATAATGCAGGAACTTTGACTTCAATCAGCATGGCGCCCTCGTGCTAAATTTTTTCTCGGAATGCTGCGACGATTAATTCTCTCTGCGTCAATTTGTGTCTTGCCGTGTAACCGACCGCCGGAGAAGCCGACGACGCCCGCAGCGCATACGCCAGCACCTGATCCGCTCTCATATGGCGCAGCAGATAATGCTGGATGCGATGCCATGCGCCTTGATTGCCCGGTTCTTCCTGACACCACACCACTTCCTTGGCGTTGCCGAAGCGGTCGATTTCAGCCTGGAATTCCTCGTGCGGGAACGGATAAAGCTGCTCCAGACGGATGATGGCCATATCGCGGATGCGCTGTTCGTTGCGGTAAGCAAGCAGTTCGTAGTAGATTTTTCCGCTGCAAACGATCAACCGCTTGATGGTTTGCGGATCCAATGCCTCCACTTCCGGAATGACCGGATAGAAATGGCCGTGCGCCAATTCGTCCAGGCTCGATGCCGACTCCTTGAGCCTCAACATGCTTTTCGGACTCATGATGATCAGCGGCTTGCGGATCGGACGGATCATCTGGCGGCGCAGTGCATGGAACATTTGCGCCGGTGTCGACGGCACGCACACCTGGATGTTGTAATCCGCGCACAATTGCAGATAGCGTTCCAATCGCGCCGATGAATGTTCCGGCCCCTGCCCTTCGTAACCGTGCGGCAGCATCATCACCAAACCGCACAAGCGCCCCCATTTGGCCTCGCCGGAGGCGATGAATTGGTCGATCACAACCTGCGCACCATTGGCGAAATCGCCGAACTGCGCTTCCCAGATCACCAACTCGTTCGGCTGCGTGGTGGCGTAACCGTATTCAAACCCCAGCACGGCTTCTTCCGACAGCATCGAATCAATGACAACAAAATCCGGCTGCTCGGGGTACAGATGGCGCAGCGGCACATAAATACGCTCGTTCTGATCCGCCGCGACCTGATCGTGCAACACGGCATGGCGGTGAAAGAAAGTGCCGCGCCCCGAATCCTGTCCGGACAATCTGACCGGATAACCTTCCTTCAGCAGGGCTGCGTACGCCAGATTCTCCGCCATGCCCCAATCCAGCGGCAATTCCCCTTTTCCCATCAAACGCCGATCGGCAATGATCTTTTCCACGCGCGCATGCAGCTTGAAACCCTCGGGAATATCCGTCAACCGCAAAGCCAGCTGTTTCAACGTTTGCAGCGCGACACCGGTTTTAACTTTCTTATTCCATTTGAGCGGCCCGATAAAAGGTTCCCAATTGATAGCGTACGGCGACTTGTAGTCATAGCAAACGGTCTTATTCGGATTGTCGCCCTCATCCATCGCATCGCGGTACGCTTGCACCAAATGCTCCGCATCTTCCGGTTTGATAATCTGTTGCGCGATCAATTTATCCGCATACTTTTTGCGCGTACCGGGATGCTGGTTGATAATTTGATACATCCGCGGTTGCGTCACCATCGGTTCATCCTGCTCATTGTGACCCAGACGGCGGAAGCACACCATGTCGATCACGACATCCTTGTGAAACCGCATGCGGAAATCGAACGCCAATTCGGCGACCATCAGCACCGCTTCCGGATCGTCGCCGTTGACATGAAAAATCGGTGCTTCGATCATTTTGGCGACATCGGTGCAATACAACGTCGAACGGCTATCGCGCGGGTCTGACGTGGTGAATCCGATCTGGTTGTTGATGATGATATGCACAGTACCGCCGGTGCCGTAACCGCGAGTTTGCGACAGGTTCAACGTTTCCATCACCACACCCTGCCCGGCGAAAGCGGCGTCGCCGTGAATCAACACTGGCAATACCCGGTCGCCCAGTTTGTCGTTCAGCAAATGCTGGCGCGCGCGCACCGACCCCTCGACCACCGGATTGACGATTTCCAGGTGCGAAGGATTGAACGCCAGCGCCAAGCGCACAATGCCGTCGGCAGTTCTGATCGTGGAAGAAAATCCCTGGTGATATTTCACGTCACCGGACGGCAAAGCCTCCGGTTGTGTACCTTCGAATTCGCGGAACAAATCGGCAGGCATTTTCCCCAACGTATTTACCAGCACATTGAGCCGGGCGCGGTGCGCCATGCCCATGACAATTTGCTGCACACCGGCTTTTCCGGCGCGGTGAATCAGGCAATCGAGCAGCGGAATCAAACTTTCGTTGCCTTCTCCGGAAAAACGTTTCTGCCCGACATAGCGCGTGTGCAGATATTTTTCCAATCCTTCCGCTGCGGTCAAGCGTTCGAGAATATGGCGTTTATAGTCGGCAGAATAGTCCGGGTTCGAACGTTGACCTTCCAGCCGTGCCTGAATCCAGCGTTTTTGTTCCACCGAGGAAATATACATGTATTCGGCGCCGATTGAACCGCAGTAAGTTTCCCGCAGAATCTGCAATATTTCCCGCAACGACGCATGCTCCGGACCGACCAATGAACCGGTATTGAACACCTTATCCATATCCGCTTCGGTAAAGCCGAAATGCGCCGGATTCAATTCCGCCACATCCGCATGCTGTTTCAATCCCAACGGATCGAGCTTGGCTTGGTTCAAACCGAGATAGCGATGCATGTTGATGAGTTGCAACACGGCCACTTGCTTACGCTCGTCGGTATCCACGCCAACCACTTCAGACAATGCGGTTTGCGCTTCTATCGCGGCAGGTTTTACGCCGGCAGCCGCAGGCGTCTCACCGGCTGGAATTTGGCCTTGCTTGATCGGAACAGCTTCCGGCTGCTTCGCCAGCCGGTCAAAATATTCACGCCAGGCGAGCGCGACCGAGTTGGGATTATGCAGATACTCGTCATAAACCGCCTCGATAAATGCGGCATTCGCGCCGGACAATAGCGTATCATCCAATAACGGCTTGTTCATAGAATAGGCGGCCTGAAATCAATAAACGGCTATTTCTTGCGATACGAATCGGGTACGTCGCGCATCGTCGTACCGGTGTACAACTGGCGCGGACGACCGATTTTATGATCGGGATCGGATACCATCTCGCTCCATTGTGCCACCCAACCGACCGTGCGCGCCATGGCGAAAATCGCGGTAAACATGCTGGTCGGTATGCCCAATGCGCGTTGCACGATGCCGGAATAAAAATCGACGTTGGGATAAAGTTTGCGCGAAATGAAGTACTCGTCTTCCAGTGCAATTTTTTCCAGTTGCAGCGCCAGCTTGAACAGCCGGTCATTCTGCAATCCCAGTTCGTTCAGCACTTCATGACAGGTTTCGCGCATCAGTTTCGCGCGCGGATCCATATTCTTATACACCCGGTGGCCGAAGCCCATGAGCCGGTAATTACTCTCTTTATCCTTGGCGCGCCGGATGAATTCATCGATGCGCGACACATCGCCGATTTCTTCCAGCATGTGCAGGCACGCTTCGTTCGCGCCGCCGTGCGCAGGCCCCCACAAGCAGGAGATACCGGCGGAGATGCAGGCAAACGGATTGGCGCCGCTGGATCCCGCCAAACGCACCGTCGAGGTGGATGCATTCTGCTCATGATCGGCGTGCAGAATCAGGATACGATCCAAAGCGCGCACGATCACCGGATTGGCTTCGTATTTATCGGTCGGCACGGAAAACATCATGTGTAGGAAATTTTCCGCATAACTCAGGCTGTTTTGCGGATAAACATAGGGTTGACCGATGTTGTATTTATACGCCATGGCAGTAATCGTCGGTAATTTCGCGATCAAACGGAATGCCGACTGTTCGCGGTGCGCCGGATCTGAAATATTCAACGAATCATGGTAAAACGCCGACAACGCACCGACCACGCCAACCATCACCGCCATCGGATGCGCATCGCGGCGGAAACCGCTGTAAAAACGCACCAGCTGCTCGTGCAGCATCGAGTGGTTTTTAATCGCGGCGTCGAAGGTTTTTTTCTGTTCGGGTGCGGGCAATTCGCCGTGCAGCAATAAGTAGCACACATCAATGAAATCGCAATGCAGCGCCAGTTGCTCGATCGGATAGCCGCGATACAGCAGAATCCCTTTGTCGCCATCAATGAAGGTGATCGTAGAACTATTGCTGGCCGTCGACACAAACCCGGGATCGTAAGTAAACATACCGCTTTGTGCATGCAGCTTACGAATATCGATGACATCCGGACCCATGGTTCCCGATAAAACCGGTAGCTCGATAGGCGCACTGCCATTGTTCAGATTCAGCGTCGCTGTGCCATTTTGTGCCATATGACTTCTCCACTTAATGCGAATGATTGATTAGTATGCACTGTTTCAGGCTCCGGAATCACCAGAATACCGCCGGAAACCTAAGGGAGCTCTGAAAAACTACTACGCTCGGTCATGCCACGTTGAAATCAGATTCAAAATGCTCATTTACCTTTTGTAAACTGCGCATTTTCGCCTGAATCCGCCTTGCCTGATCATCGCTCGCTACTTTTTTCAGGGCTTCCCTAACTCTTTTTCAGCAATTCCAGTACCGTTTGCAAGCTGCGATCGTCAAGAGTTTTTCTTTCCGAGATCAAATCCCACAAATCATTATCTGGCAACGACAGCAATCGTTCAAATTGTTCCAGCCCCTGCTGATCCAATTGCACGTAATATTGATCCATGAAACGCTGCAACACGATATCCAATTCGAGCAAACCGCGCCGGCAGCGCCAGCGCGCACGTTCGAATTCCTTCATACCATCCGTTTGACCATCATGTCCTTGATTTTGCCGATTGCTTTGGTCGGATTCAAGCCTTTCGGGCAGGCATCGACGCAATTCATGATGGAATGGCAGCGAAACAACCGGTAAGGATCTTCCAGATTATCCAGACGCTCGGCGGTCGCCTGATCGCGGCTATCGGCCAGAAACCGGTACGCTTGCAGCAACCCCGCCGGACCGACGAATTTATCCGGGTTCCACCAGAACGAGGGGCATGCCGTCGTACAGCACGCGCATAAAATGCACTCGTATACACCGTCCAGCGCCGCACGCTCTTCCGGCGACTGCAATCGCTCGGTTTCCGGCGGTGGGTCATTGTTGATCAAATAAGGTTTGATCGAGTGGTATTGCTGGAAAAACTGCGTCATGTCGACGATCAGATCGCGAATAACCGGCAGCCCCGGCAACGGACGGATCTCCACCGGTTCTTTCAGATCGCGCAA
The nucleotide sequence above comes from Gammaproteobacteria bacterium. Encoded proteins:
- a CDS encoding fatty acid cis/trans isomerase; amino-acid sequence: MELFRPANFFFCLFFLLSACQGGNNPIAPRQQVPTPVALPAAVERTVSYHDEIRPILETKCLSCHSCFDAPCQLKLESAEGLQRGAFRESIYVGARAEALSPTRLGIDELTVSGWRERGFHSILQSHNAQSEPLIAGMISLAKQYPFPPNSKIPDSIELGVTRKNQCVTGEKFSDYAHEYPLSGMPFAVTGLSDQEYALLAGWVKQGAVVTDESVMLTKGEKASIQQWETFFNRTDDRGKLVMRWLYEHLFMATLYFPDLDGELRFFELIRSSTPPGRDIIPIPTVFPNDDSEQPFFYRIRPISGSILHKRRIPYSLNQAKQRRINELFFAQEWPTGDLPGYSYAERVNPFATFAAIPAYARYRFMLDNAEYYIRNVIHGPVCRGQIATDVIRDRFWVLFQNPESDPFITNNAYQHQAIPLLEMPGQNDDLLAMGEEWFRYLGHHNDYLAQRRSQYVMQYPGGASLDHVWDGDGRNSDALLTIARHYDSASVTRGLIGDIPQTLWLMDYPLLERTYYILVVNYNVFGNVAHQLLTRLYFDLIRNSSEHNFLRLMPEGQRSVILHDWYQHSGKLKYGIFYEKIDDVSPSAESFTSENPKQELALRILQRFESVNAMANDPVNRCQVEKCARSDQPLWIQKADQALSAIAARPAAELAGVNRLPEVTFVRVKHGKDNRTVYTLLRDRAHSNVAFILGEELRYQPEKDRLTVYPDITGSYPNFIFDVPAADIENFASLLGAAEKEEHFEHIVNKWGVRRTHPQFWEILHDITAWQKEREPLISGIFDINRYENF
- the odhB gene encoding 2-oxoglutarate dehydrogenase complex dihydrolipoyllysine-residue succinyltransferase, giving the protein MLIEVKVPALSESVAEATLISWHKKAGEYVNRSENLIDIETDKVVLELPAPNAGVLAKVLKGDGATVVSGEVIAMIETEASASTATPEAQAPAAGQQTQAPAAASAEKSGTEAVDTAIPMLMPAARKLAEENNLKTTETSAIKGTGLGGRITKEDVQAYMDSRTAAVAKAGTGSSAGGIVTGGRTERRVAMSRLRQRIAERLVQSQSTAAILTTFNEVNMQAIIDLRARYKTEFEKEHGVKLGFMSFFVKAAVAALKKYPIVNASVEGNEIVYHDYYDIGIAVGSPRGLVVPVIRDADKLSTVEIELQIADFAKRAQDGKLSIEELSGGTFSITNGGVFGSMLSTPIINPPQSAILGIHATKERAVVENGQIVIRPMNYLALSYDHRIIDGREAVLSLVAMKEALEYPMSPLLEK
- a CDS encoding 2-oxoglutarate dehydrogenase E1 component; this translates as MNKPLLDDTLLSGANAAFIEAVYDEYLHNPNSVALAWREYFDRLAKQPEAVPIKQGQIPAGETPAAAGVKPAAIEAQTALSEVVGVDTDERKQVAVLQLINMHRYLGLNQAKLDPLGLKQHADVAELNPAHFGFTEADMDKVFNTGSLVGPEHASLREILQILRETYCGSIGAEYMYISSVEQKRWIQARLEGQRSNPDYSADYKRHILERLTAAEGLEKYLHTRYVGQKRFSGEGNESLIPLLDCLIHRAGKAGVQQIVMGMAHRARLNVLVNTLGKMPADLFREFEGTQPEALPSGDVKYHQGFSSTIRTADGIVRLALAFNPSHLEIVNPVVEGSVRARQHLLNDKLGDRVLPVLIHGDAAFAGQGVVMETLNLSQTRGYGTGGTVHIIINNQIGFTTSDPRDSRSTLYCTDVAKMIEAPIFHVNGDDPEAVLMVAELAFDFRMRFHKDVVIDMVCFRRLGHNEQDEPMVTQPRMYQIINQHPGTRKKYADKLIAQQIIKPEDAEHLVQAYRDAMDEGDNPNKTVCYDYKSPYAINWEPFIGPLKWNKKVKTGVALQTLKQLALRLTDIPEGFKLHARVEKIIADRRLMGKGELPLDWGMAENLAYAALLKEGYPVRLSGQDSGRGTFFHRHAVLHDQVAADQNERIYVPLRHLYPEQPDFVVIDSMLSEEAVLGFEYGYATTQPNELVIWEAQFGDFANGAQVVIDQFIASGEAKWGRLCGLVMMLPHGYEGQGPEHSSARLERYLQLCADYNIQVCVPSTPAQMFHALRRQMIRPIRKPLIIMSPKSMLRLKESASSLDELAHGHFYPVIPEVEALDPQTIKRLIVCSGKIYYELLAYRNEQRIRDMAIIRLEQLYPFPHEEFQAEIDRFGNAKEVVWCQEEPGNQGAWHRIQHYLLRHMRADQVLAYALRASSASPAVGYTARHKLTQRELIVAAFREKI
- the gltA gene encoding citrate (Si)-synthase, with product MAQNGTATLNLNNGSAPIELPVLSGTMGPDVIDIRKLHAQSGMFTYDPGFVSTASNSSTITFIDGDKGILLYRGYPIEQLALHCDFIDVCYLLLHGELPAPEQKKTFDAAIKNHSMLHEQLVRFYSGFRRDAHPMAVMVGVVGALSAFYHDSLNISDPAHREQSAFRLIAKLPTITAMAYKYNIGQPYVYPQNSLSYAENFLHMMFSVPTDKYEANPVIVRALDRILILHADHEQNASTSTVRLAGSSGANPFACISAGISCLWGPAHGGANEACLHMLEEIGDVSRIDEFIRRAKDKESNYRLMGFGHRVYKNMDPRAKLMRETCHEVLNELGLQNDRLFKLALQLEKIALEDEYFISRKLYPNVDFYSGIVQRALGIPTSMFTAIFAMARTVGWVAQWSEMVSDPDHKIGRPRQLYTGTTMRDVPDSYRKK
- a CDS encoding succinate dehydrogenase assembly factor 2, which produces MKEFERARWRCRRGLLELDIVLQRFMDQYYVQLDQQGLEQFERLLSLPDNDLWDLISERKTLDDRSLQTVLELLKKS
- a CDS encoding succinate dehydrogenase iron-sulfur subunit, with product MKFSIYRYDPDKDDKPYMQDYDIQLAPTDKMLLDALLRIKSVDDSLSLRRSCREGVCGSDAMNINGRNGLSCITPLRDLKEPVEIRPLPGLPVIRDLIVDMTQFFQQYHSIKPYLINNDPPPETERLQSPEERAALDGVYECILCACCTTACPSFWWNPDKFVGPAGLLQAYRFLADSRDQATAERLDNLEDPYRLFRCHSIMNCVDACPKGLNPTKAIGKIKDMMVKRMV